One part of the Engraulis encrasicolus isolate BLACKSEA-1 chromosome 17, IST_EnEncr_1.0, whole genome shotgun sequence genome encodes these proteins:
- the minpp1b gene encoding multiple inositol polyphosphate phosphatase 1b gives MRSTTGLLKRTLAFSALGIIMLRVSSAYFHNSTIPAIANYFGTKGRYEEVNPYLIDDILSVNKSLSKPPSADCRAIHLTAVIRHGTRYPTTKNIKRMKRLYSLVVHESQGAYAWLRDIKHNWNMWYTEDMDGKLVEKGRDDHRHLAMRLATSFPSLISMDNFENNRIKFITSSKHRCVDSVESFQEGLHRHWDIQDKQYTHEINDTLMRFFDKCKKFVDDVENNKTALLEVDLFKASDEMKKVQKRIAERLAVPLSDMTPDMVEAAFFLCSYEFAIKTVNSPWCNMFDETDAQVLEYKNDLKQYWKRGYGHDINRKSSCSLFHDLFQRLDQAAYDHRFGLVSEVVTVQVGHAETLLPLLSLMGFFRDETPLTAANFRTQHGRTFRTSQIVPYAANLVFVLYDCNDGLRLRFLLNEKPMTFPGVDLPDPLYSTVREHYGDLLRGCNFEKECELRGANRKNTEL, from the exons ATGAGATCCACAACAGGGCTGCTAAAGAGAACCTTAGCTTTCTCGGCACTTGGTATCATCATGCTTAGGGTTTCAAGCGCTTATTTTCACAATTCAACAATTCCAGCGATTGCCAACTATTTTGGAACAAAGGGCAGATACGAAGAGGTAAATCCATATTTAATTGACGACATTTTGTCTGTGAACAAGTCCCTGTCAAAGCCCCCATCGGCGGACTGCCGTGCAATTCACCTAACCGCAGTGATTCGCCACGGCACTCGATATCCCACCACTAAAAACATCAAGAGAATGAAACGTCTGTACAGCCTCGTCGTGCATGAATCTCAGGGAGCGTACGCGTGGCTTAGAGACATCAAGCACAACTGGAATATGTGGTACACAGAGGACATGGACGGGAAACTTGTGGAAAAAGGCAGAGACGACCACAGGCATTTGGCAATGAGGCTGGCCACCTCGTTTCCATCGTTGATCTCCATGGACAACTTTGAAAACAACCGTATCAAGTTTATCACTAGCTCCAAGCACAGGTGTGTGGACAGCGTGGAGTCTTTCCAAGAGGGATTGCATAGACACTGGGACATTCAAG acaaacagtacACCCACGAAATCAACGACACTCTCATGAGATTCTTCGATAAGTGCAAGAAGTTTGTCGATGATGTGGAGAACAACAAAACGGCTCTTCTGGAAGTCGACCTCTTCAAGGCTTCAGATGAGATGAAAAAGGTCCAGAAGAGGATTGCGGAACGCTTGGCAGTTCCTCTCAGTGACATGACCCCAG ACATGGTGGAGGCCGCTTTCTTCCTGTGTTCATATGAGTTTGCCATCAAGACGGTGAACTCCCCATGGTGCAACATGTTTGATGAGACGGATGCACAA GTGCTGGAATACAAGAATGATCTGAAGCAGTATTGGAAGAGAGGGTATGGCCACGACATCAACCGCAAATCCAGCTGCTCCCTCTTCCATGACCTCTTCCAGCGACTGGACCAGGCAGCGTACGACCACAG GTTTGGCTTAGTGTCTGAGGTGGTGACGGTGCAGGTGGGCCATGCTGAGACTCTCCTCCCGCTGCTCTCCCTCATGGGCTTCTTCCGCGACGAGACCCCCCTGACGGCCGCCAACTTCCGCACCCAGCACGGCCGCACCTTCCGCACCAGCCAGATCGTGCCCTACGCCGCCAACCTGGTCTTCGTCCTCTACGACTGCAACGACGGCCTTCGACTGCGGTTTCTCCTCAACGAGAAGCCCATGACCTTCCCAGGGGTCGACCTGCCGGATCCACTGTACAGCACTGTCAGGGAGCACTACGGCGATTTGCTGAGAGGCTGTAACTTTGAGAAGGAGTGCGAACTGCGCGGGGCAAACAGAAAGAATACTGAGCTGTAG